From the Bombus vancouverensis nearcticus chromosome 3, iyBomVanc1_principal, whole genome shotgun sequence genome, one window contains:
- the stck gene encoding LIM zinc finger domain containing stck isoform X2 — translation MSLDNMFCSRCREGFVPHEKIVNSNGELWHPQCFVCAQCFRPFPDGIFYEFEGYKYCEHDFHVLFAPCCEKCGEFVIGRVIKAMNANWHPGCFRCEECNGELADAGFIKCQGRALCHTCNARVKAGALGKYICHQCHGVIDDKPLRFRGELYHPYHFNCTACGIELNSDAREVNSRPGYAANEMNELYCLRCHDKMGIPICGACRRPIEERVVTALGKHWHVEHFVCAKCEKPFLGHRHYEKKGLAYCETHYHQLFGNLCFVCNQVISGDVFTALNKAWCVHHFACAFCDQKMNQKTKFFEFDLKPACKKCYDKFPQELKKRMRRMYDLNPKRLPA, via the exons ATGTCTTTGGATAATATGTTCTGTTCTCGATGTAGAGAAGGTTTTGTGCCTCATGAAAAGATTGTTAATTCAAATGGAGAGCTATGGCATCCTCAATGCTTTGt atGCGCACAATGTTTCCGTCCATTCCCAGATGGAATATTCTATGAATTTGAAGGGTACAAATATTGTGAACATGATTTCCATGTCTTATTTGCACCTTGTTGTGAAAAATGCG GAGAATTTGTTATTGGCCGTGTAATAAAAGCAATGAATGCTAATTGGCACCCAGGATGTTTCCGTTGTGAAGAATGCAATGGTGAATTAGCTGATGCAGGATTTATTAAATGTCAGGGTAGAGCTTTATGCCATACGTGTAATGCACGTGTTAAGGCTGGGGCACTTGGAAAATATATTTGTCATCAGTGCCA tgGTGTAATCGATGACAAACCTCTCCGTTTTCGCGGAGAACTCTATCATCCATATCATTTTAATTGTACTGCTTGTGGTATAGAACTTAATTCAGATGCTAGAGAGGTTAATTCTAGACCAGGATATGCTGCCAATGAAATG aATGAGCTATACTGTTTGAGATGTCATGATAAAATGGGAATTCCAATTTGCGGTGCATGTCGACGTCCGATTGAGGAACGAGTAGTAACTGCTCTAGGTAAACATTGGCATGTTGAACATTTTGTTTGTGCAAAATGTGAAAAGCCGTTTTTAGGTCATCGACATTATGAGAAAAAAGGTTTAGCTTATTGTGAAACACATTACCATCAACTTTTCGGTAATTTGTGTTTTGTATGTAATCAAGTAATTTCTGGCGATG TTTTTACAGCTTTGAATAAAGCATGGTGCGTACATCACTTCGCTTGTGCATTTTGCGATCAAAAAATGAATCAAAAAACTAAATTTTTTGAATTTGATTTAAAACCCGCCTGTAAAAAATGTTACGATAAATTTCCACAAGAATTGAAAAAACGTATGCGCCGAATGTATGATTTAAATCCTAAAAGACTACCAGCTTAA
- the stck gene encoding LIM zinc finger domain containing stck isoform X1: protein MPGVTGMSLDNMFCSRCREGFVPHEKIVNSNGELWHPQCFVCAQCFRPFPDGIFYEFEGYKYCEHDFHVLFAPCCEKCGEFVIGRVIKAMNANWHPGCFRCEECNGELADAGFIKCQGRALCHTCNARVKAGALGKYICHQCHGVIDDKPLRFRGELYHPYHFNCTACGIELNSDAREVNSRPGYAANEMNELYCLRCHDKMGIPICGACRRPIEERVVTALGKHWHVEHFVCAKCEKPFLGHRHYEKKGLAYCETHYHQLFGNLCFVCNQVISGDVFTALNKAWCVHHFACAFCDQKMNQKTKFFEFDLKPACKKCYDKFPQELKKRMRRMYDLNPKRLPA from the exons ATGCCAGG TGTTACAGGGATGTCTTTGGATAATATGTTCTGTTCTCGATGTAGAGAAGGTTTTGTGCCTCATGAAAAGATTGTTAATTCAAATGGAGAGCTATGGCATCCTCAATGCTTTGt atGCGCACAATGTTTCCGTCCATTCCCAGATGGAATATTCTATGAATTTGAAGGGTACAAATATTGTGAACATGATTTCCATGTCTTATTTGCACCTTGTTGTGAAAAATGCG GAGAATTTGTTATTGGCCGTGTAATAAAAGCAATGAATGCTAATTGGCACCCAGGATGTTTCCGTTGTGAAGAATGCAATGGTGAATTAGCTGATGCAGGATTTATTAAATGTCAGGGTAGAGCTTTATGCCATACGTGTAATGCACGTGTTAAGGCTGGGGCACTTGGAAAATATATTTGTCATCAGTGCCA tgGTGTAATCGATGACAAACCTCTCCGTTTTCGCGGAGAACTCTATCATCCATATCATTTTAATTGTACTGCTTGTGGTATAGAACTTAATTCAGATGCTAGAGAGGTTAATTCTAGACCAGGATATGCTGCCAATGAAATG aATGAGCTATACTGTTTGAGATGTCATGATAAAATGGGAATTCCAATTTGCGGTGCATGTCGACGTCCGATTGAGGAACGAGTAGTAACTGCTCTAGGTAAACATTGGCATGTTGAACATTTTGTTTGTGCAAAATGTGAAAAGCCGTTTTTAGGTCATCGACATTATGAGAAAAAAGGTTTAGCTTATTGTGAAACACATTACCATCAACTTTTCGGTAATTTGTGTTTTGTATGTAATCAAGTAATTTCTGGCGATG TTTTTACAGCTTTGAATAAAGCATGGTGCGTACATCACTTCGCTTGTGCATTTTGCGATCAAAAAATGAATCAAAAAACTAAATTTTTTGAATTTGATTTAAAACCCGCCTGTAAAAAATGTTACGATAAATTTCCACAAGAATTGAAAAAACGTATGCGCCGAATGTATGATTTAAATCCTAAAAGACTACCAGCTTAA